A genomic segment from Flavobacterium inviolabile encodes:
- a CDS encoding HYR-like domain-containing protein: MKNFTHQNKIKTANSLGFLLLLLLMISSIEAFSQVKVPFTQRASQYSPTRKIYSIQGDFTMIGNTNLTLVNYGDETANSNNDMQYVDVDSDSNTFNSSSATLTFSTENGAIPSCSKIIYAGLYWSGRASNGSSSPDTFSVTKNVPGTPQAVNNNQTVGHNNSITNTQYSMAVTRQGSNNSYYTRYEFTGNGDNVQFEFQNSSPYIRYRVNSGSWINPTNQVVTNSGNTRSVSFDPVTIYTESGGITLTINALDRDSRQNRSTSEYQSTSFAYTNVTGTIPTTVSVTKNFDKRVVSIKGPGAPGYTPVTANTNDIYYPQSSDGFMYSAYAEITDYVIQYGLGNYTVADVAMIEGNGGSTGYYGGWGIVVIYENSKMKWRDITLFDGHAYVQGNTVTNFELPVSGFNTVQAGPVNLKLGLMAGEGDRGISGDYFSIQKQSDNSWLDLNHSGNTTGNFFNSSIQTGGNTRNPNLLNNTGLDISMFNIPNAGNAVITNNQTATKFRYGSTQDTYVIYTIAMAVDAYVPDPEGIASVLTINGVPAGPGPLSVLPGQEIEYKIKVQNQGTEAINNAVVKIPIPFTTTYVAGSANGTILFSPAPTPNAVSFDPSQGANGSVIWNIGTLPLPPNPNDVLGELTFKLKVTEDCSILTNPNCHPAAIIYGYINGVGAISGVVINTKPFIQGYTSSGMCQGEPLTDPLTVNIDSQNFVSQHCQNTPTQIAFTFCNSNGSIAVSQISSAFPPGTRFYNQYPVTANAIEYTSSNPFPATLGTQTYYGVPPGNTGCYYTFKITVTASPTLTGPANYTLEGCSTNAITGLAYSETPVTITLAQFLAAGGTTTNQSMSYTISYVDTKSGSCPLVITRTFTINSSCVTNLNFVQQITIKDTTPPVAPAPPANITLSCGSQIPAMMNLTATNGCDNDINVAGVDATTFGNCAGNYSVLRTWTFTDACGNSTSVSQTITISDTVPPTFTAPANTTIYANVNCSYDASVAVTGDVTNEADNCSTGLQATYTDAVANGNCPGSKIITRTWTLTDACGNAAASQNQIITVLDNTPPTITAQAQNLAVSCDGQGNQTQLQNWLNSNGGATANDNCSTVTWTNNFSPVTNNCSQSVVVIFTATDACGNKATTQATFSVSDTVPPVVPTAPANVTVACSTDIPAMISLTANDNCTGAITVQGQDATVPGNCPNSYVITRTWTFTDTCGNSSSVSQTITVNDTIPPTFTTPANTTIYANANCSYDASIAVTGDVTNEADNCSTGLQATYTDAVANGNCLGSKIITRTWTLTDACGNTAASQNQIITVLDNIPPTITAQAQNLAVSCDGQGNQSQLQNWLNTNGGATANDNCSTVTWTNNFSPLTNNCSQSVVVIFTATDACGNTATTQATFTVSDTIPPVAPTAPANVTVACSTDIPAMISLTANDNCSGAITVQGQDSTVPGNCPSSYIITRTWTFVDACGNSSSLSQTINVNDTVAPIVPTAPANITVACSTDVPAMISLTANDNCSGEITVQGQDTTVQGNCPSSYVITRIWTFVDACGNSASVSQTINVNDTVAPVVPTPPANITVACSTDVPAMISLTANDNCSGAITVQGQDTTVQGNCPSSYIITRTWTFMDACGNSSSVSQTINVNDTIPPTFTAPANTTIYANANCSYDASIAVTGDVTNEADNCSTGLQATYTDVIADGNCPGSKTITRTWTLTDACGNTAASQNQIITVLDNIPPTITAQAQNLAVSCDGQGNQSQLQNWLNTNGGATANDNCSTVTWTNNFSPLTNNCSQSVVVIFTATDACGNTATTQATFTVSDTIPPVAPTAPANVTVACSTDVPAMISLTANDNCSGAITVQGQDSTVPGNCPSSYIITRTWTFVDACGNSSSVSQTINVNDTVAPIVPTAPANITVACSTDVPAMISLTANDNCSGEITVQGQDTTVQGNCPNSYIITRTWTFVDACGNSASVSQTINVNDTIAPVVPTAPANITVACSSDVPAMISLTANDNCSGAITVQGQDSTVQGNCPSSYVITRTWTFVDACGNSASVSQTININDTIAPVVPTAPANITVACSTDVPAMISLTANDNCSGEITVQGQDTTVQGNCPSSYIITRTWTFVDACGNSSSVSQTINVNDTVAPIVPTAPANITVACSTDVPAMISLTANDNCSGEITVQGQDATVQGNCPSSYVITRTWTFVDACGNSASVSQTINVNDTVAPVVPTAPESVTVACSNDVPAMISLTANDNCSGEITVQGQDSTVPGNCPNSYIITRTWTFVDACGNSASVSQTINVNDTIAPVVPTAPANITVACSTDVPAMISLTANDNCSGEITVQGQDTTVQGNCPNSYIITRTWTFVDACGNSASVSQTINVNDTIAPVVPTAPESVTVACSNDIPAMISLTANDNCSGEITVQGQDSTVPGNCPGSYSITRTWTFVDACGNSASVSQTINVSDTIPPVAPTAPADVTVSCGGQIPEMISLTANDSCSGEITVQGQDSTTQGECPNSYIITRTWTFTDTCGNTSNSIQLITVSDDTAPVLASALETEVNAVCTAIPPVPELTFTDNCGATVTVAYSENTGNQTAGSYVIIRTWTVSDTCFNTATFTQTVTVSIENPLTVIAKTICINDEPVNLFTLLPEGTAQNGTWSSPNAGTALEGSIFNPHQAALGNYIVRYTISDGDCPKVFEINIEVHDRCIVLPACSITVYNAVSPNNDGYNDVFFIDGILCYPENNVEIYNRWGILVFSTDGYNNTTKVFAGVSEGRATIDRGAELPDGTYYYILKYKDEKGTNFDKAGYLYLNR; encoded by the coding sequence ATGAAAAACTTTACTCATCAAAATAAGATCAAAACGGCAAACAGCCTGGGTTTCCTATTGCTGTTGCTGCTTATGATTTCTTCAATTGAGGCGTTTTCGCAGGTAAAAGTTCCTTTTACACAAAGAGCTTCTCAATATTCTCCAACCCGAAAAATTTACAGCATTCAGGGCGATTTCACAATGATTGGAAATACCAATCTGACGCTGGTAAATTATGGAGATGAAACGGCCAACAGTAATAATGACATGCAGTATGTTGATGTGGACAGCGATTCGAATACGTTCAATTCCTCATCGGCTACTTTGACATTTTCAACAGAAAACGGCGCGATTCCAAGCTGTTCCAAAATTATCTATGCAGGTTTGTACTGGTCCGGAAGAGCTTCCAACGGCAGCAGCAGTCCAGATACTTTTTCTGTTACTAAAAATGTTCCCGGAACACCACAGGCAGTTAATAATAATCAGACTGTAGGACACAACAACAGCATTACGAACACCCAGTATTCAATGGCAGTGACCCGTCAGGGAAGCAACAATAGCTACTATACCCGCTATGAATTTACCGGAAACGGCGATAATGTTCAGTTTGAGTTCCAGAATTCCAGTCCGTATATCCGCTACAGAGTGAATAGCGGCAGCTGGATCAATCCGACCAATCAGGTAGTAACCAATTCCGGAAATACCAGAAGTGTTTCTTTTGATCCGGTTACGATTTATACCGAATCCGGCGGCATTACTTTAACGATAAATGCGCTGGACAGGGATTCCCGACAAAACAGATCGACCTCGGAATACCAGTCGACTTCTTTTGCCTATACCAATGTAACCGGAACCATTCCGACTACAGTATCGGTAACCAAAAATTTCGACAAAAGAGTTGTTTCCATTAAAGGTCCGGGAGCACCCGGCTATACTCCGGTTACGGCCAACACCAACGATATTTATTATCCGCAGTCATCCGACGGTTTTATGTATTCGGCTTATGCCGAAATAACCGATTATGTGATCCAATACGGTTTGGGTAATTATACGGTAGCCGATGTGGCCATGATTGAAGGCAATGGTGGTTCTACCGGTTATTACGGCGGCTGGGGAATTGTCGTGATCTATGAAAATTCCAAAATGAAATGGAGAGATATTACCTTATTTGACGGTCATGCTTATGTACAGGGAAATACGGTAACCAATTTCGAATTGCCGGTTTCCGGTTTTAACACTGTTCAGGCCGGTCCGGTAAACTTAAAATTAGGTTTAATGGCTGGTGAAGGCGACCGTGGTATCAGCGGGGACTATTTTAGTATCCAGAAACAAAGTGACAACAGCTGGCTGGATTTAAACCACAGCGGAAACACTACCGGAAACTTTTTTAATTCCTCCATACAAACCGGCGGTAATACCCGGAATCCAAACCTGCTTAACAATACAGGGCTCGACATCAGTATGTTTAACATCCCGAACGCGGGTAATGCTGTTATTACCAATAATCAAACGGCTACGAAATTCCGTTACGGTTCCACCCAGGATACCTATGTTATTTACACCATTGCCATGGCGGTAGATGCTTATGTTCCGGATCCTGAAGGAATCGCTTCAGTACTTACGATTAATGGTGTTCCGGCTGGCCCTGGCCCGTTGAGTGTTTTACCCGGCCAGGAGATCGAATATAAAATAAAAGTGCAGAATCAGGGTACGGAAGCCATTAACAATGCCGTCGTAAAAATCCCGATTCCTTTTACAACCACTTATGTTGCCGGCAGTGCGAACGGTACGATACTGTTTAGCCCGGCGCCTACTCCAAATGCGGTATCTTTTGATCCTTCACAGGGAGCAAATGGTTCCGTAATATGGAATATCGGCACACTACCCTTACCTCCAAATCCAAATGATGTTTTAGGCGAATTGACCTTTAAATTAAAAGTTACCGAAGATTGTAGTATACTAACCAATCCGAATTGCCATCCTGCTGCCATTATTTATGGCTATATCAATGGTGTAGGAGCAATTTCCGGTGTGGTGATCAATACCAAACCTTTTATTCAGGGGTATACGTCTTCCGGTATGTGCCAGGGCGAACCCCTCACCGATCCGTTGACAGTCAATATCGACTCACAGAACTTTGTTAGTCAGCATTGCCAGAATACGCCTACTCAAATAGCCTTTACCTTCTGTAACAGTAACGGAAGTATCGCTGTTTCACAAATCAGCAGTGCTTTTCCTCCGGGAACACGGTTTTATAATCAGTATCCGGTTACGGCAAATGCTATAGAATATACCTCATCCAACCCTTTTCCTGCAACTTTAGGAACCCAGACCTATTATGGTGTGCCTCCGGGAAATACGGGATGTTACTATACCTTTAAAATTACTGTAACGGCAAGCCCTACTTTAACCGGACCTGCAAATTATACTTTGGAAGGCTGTAGTACCAATGCGATAACAGGACTTGCCTATAGCGAAACACCGGTTACAATAACGTTAGCCCAATTTTTAGCTGCCGGCGGTACAACAACGAACCAGTCTATGAGCTATACTATTTCGTATGTTGATACAAAATCCGGTTCTTGTCCGTTAGTGATTACCCGAACTTTTACAATCAATAGTTCCTGCGTGACCAATCTGAATTTTGTTCAGCAGATAACCATTAAAGATACTACTCCACCCGTTGCCCCGGCTCCACCTGCTAATATTACCTTAAGCTGTGGAAGCCAGATTCCGGCAATGATGAATTTAACAGCAACAAACGGCTGTGATAATGATATTAATGTGGCTGGTGTTGATGCAACAACTTTTGGAAACTGTGCCGGAAATTACTCTGTTTTACGTACCTGGACCTTTACCGATGCGTGTGGCAACAGTACTTCCGTATCCCAAACAATTACAATCAGTGACACGGTACCGCCAACATTTACCGCTCCGGCCAATACTACTATTTATGCCAATGTAAACTGTAGTTATGATGCTTCTGTTGCTGTAACCGGCGATGTAACCAATGAAGCTGACAATTGTTCGACAGGATTACAAGCCACTTATACAGATGCTGTTGCTAATGGTAACTGTCCTGGTTCTAAAATCATAACCAGAACATGGACGTTAACCGATGCCTGCGGCAATGCGGCTGCCAGTCAGAACCAGATTATCACTGTACTGGACAACACCCCGCCTACCATTACCGCACAAGCGCAAAACTTAGCAGTGAGTTGTGATGGTCAGGGCAATCAGACCCAATTACAAAACTGGCTGAACTCCAATGGTGGCGCTACCGCTAATGATAATTGCAGTACCGTTACCTGGACCAACAACTTTAGTCCGGTAACCAATAACTGTTCGCAAAGCGTTGTTGTGATTTTTACCGCTACTGATGCCTGTGGCAATAAAGCCACTACCCAGGCAACCTTTAGCGTTAGCGATACCGTTCCTCCTGTAGTACCCACCGCTCCGGCAAATGTTACCGTAGCCTGTAGTACTGATATACCGGCAATGATTAGCCTTACTGCTAATGATAACTGTACCGGTGCGATTACCGTACAGGGACAAGATGCTACCGTTCCCGGTAACTGTCCGAATTCTTATGTTATTACCAGAACATGGACCTTTACGGATACCTGCGGAAACAGCTCATCTGTATCGCAAACCATCACTGTAAATGATACTATTCCGCCAACGTTTACCACTCCGGCCAATACTACTATTTATGCCAATGCAAACTGTAGTTATGATGCTTCTATTGCTGTAACCGGTGATGTAACTAATGAAGCCGACAATTGTTCGACAGGATTACAAGCCACTTATACAGATGCTGTTGCTAATGGCAACTGTCTAGGCTCTAAAATCATAACCAGAACATGGACCTTAACCGATGCCTGCGGCAATACAGCGGCAAGCCAAAACCAGATTATTACTGTACTGGACAACATCCCGCCTACAATCACTGCACAAGCGCAAAACTTAGCGGTTAGCTGTGATGGTCAGGGCAACCAATCCCAGTTACAAAACTGGTTAAACACCAATGGTGGCGCCACTGCTAACGATAATTGCAGTACCGTTACCTGGACCAACAACTTTAGTCCACTAACCAATAACTGCTCTCAAAGCGTTGTTGTGATTTTTACCGCTACCGATGCCTGTGGCAATACAGCTACTACCCAGGCAACCTTTACGGTTAGTGATACTATACCTCCGGTGGCTCCAACCGCTCCGGCAAATGTTACCGTAGCCTGTAGTACTGATATACCAGCGATGATTAGCCTGACCGCTAATGATAATTGTTCCGGTGCGATTACCGTACAGGGACAAGATTCCACTGTTCCAGGCAACTGTCCAAGCTCTTATATCATTACCCGTACCTGGACCTTTGTAGATGCCTGTGGTAACAGTTCGTCATTATCACAAACCATTAATGTAAATGATACCGTGGCTCCGATAGTGCCAACAGCACCAGCGAATATAACTGTTGCCTGTAGTACTGACGTACCGGCGATGATCAGCCTAACCGCTAATGATAACTGTTCCGGGGAAATCACCGTACAAGGGCAAGACACAACCGTTCAAGGCAACTGTCCAAGCTCTTATGTAATCACTCGTATCTGGACCTTTGTGGATGCTTGTGGTAACAGTGCTTCTGTATCTCAAACCATTAATGTAAATGATACTGTAGCTCCGGTGGTTCCAACACCACCAGCAAATATAACTGTTGCCTGTAGTACCGATGTTCCGGCGATGATCAGCCTGACCGCTAATGATAACTGTTCCGGTGCCATTACCGTACAGGGACAAGATACAACCGTACAAGGTAACTGTCCAAGTTCTTATATAATCACTCGTACCTGGACCTTTATGGATGCCTGCGGAAACAGTTCGTCTGTATCGCAAACCATTAATGTAAATGATACTATTCCGCCAACGTTTACCGCTCCGGCCAATACTACTATTTATGCCAATGCAAACTGTAGTTATGATGCCTCTATTGCTGTAACCGGCGATGTAACCAATGAAGCCGATAATTGTTCTACAGGATTGCAAGCCACTTATACCGATGTAATCGCCGATGGTAATTGTCCTGGTTCTAAAACTATAACCAGAACATGGACGTTAACCGATGCCTGCGGAAATACGGCTGCCAGTCAGAACCAGATTATCACCGTACTGGACAACATCCCGCCTACAATCACTGCACAAGCGCAAAACTTAGCGGTGAGTTGTGATGGTCAGGGCAACCAATCCCAGTTACAAAACTGGTTAAACACCAATGGTGGCGCCACTGCTAACGATAATTGCAGTACTGTTACCTGGACCAACAACTTTAGTCCGCTGACAAATAACTGCTCTCAAAGTGTCGTTGTAATCTTTACGGCAACAGATGCTTGCGGCAATACAGCTACTACTCAGGCAACTTTTACAGTTAGTGATACTATACCTCCGGTAGCTCCAACCGCTCCGGCAAACGTAACCGTAGCTTGTAGTACTGATGTTCCGGCAATGATTAGCCTGACCGCTAATGATAATTGTTCCGGTGCGATTACCGTACAGGGACAAGATTCCACTGTTCCAGGCAACTGTCCAAGCTCTTATATCATTACCCGTACCTGGACCTTTGTAGATGCCTGTGGTAACAGTTCGTCAGTATCACAAACCATTAATGTAAATGATACCGTGGCTCCGATAGTGCCAACAGCACCAGCGAATATAACTGTTGCCTGTAGTACTGACGTACCGGCGATGATTAGCCTGACCGCTAATGATAACTGTTCCGGTGAAATCACCGTACAAGGGCAAGACACAACCGTTCAAGGTAACTGTCCGAATTCTTATATAATCACCCGTACCTGGACCTTTGTAGATGCCTGTGGTAACAGTGCTTCAGTATCACAAACCATCAATGTAAATGATACTATAGCTCCAGTAGTACCAACAGCACCAGCGAATATAACAGTAGCTTGTAGCAGTGACGTACCGGCGATGATTAGCCTGACCGCTAACGATAACTGTTCCGGTGCGATTACCGTACAGGGACAGGATTCCACTGTTCAAGGCAACTGTCCAAGCTCTTATGTAATCACCCGTACCTGGACCTTTGTGGATGCCTGCGGCAATAGTGCTTCCGTATCACAAACCATCAATATTAATGATACTATAGCTCCAGTAGTACCAACAGCACCAGCGAATATAACAGTAGCTTGTAGTACTGACGTACCGGCGATGATTAGCCTGACTGCTAATGATAACTGTTCCGGTGAAATCACCGTTCAAGGACAGGATACAACCGTTCAAGGCAACTGTCCAAGCTCTTATATCATTACCCGTACCTGGACCTTTGTAGATGCCTGTGGTAACAGTTCGTCAGTATCACAAACCATTAATGTAAATGATACCGTGGCTCCGATAGTGCCAACAGCACCAGCGAATATAACTGTTGCCTGTAGTACTGACGTACCGGCGATGATTAGCCTGACCGCTAATGATAACTGTTCCGGTGAAATCACCGTACAGGGACAGGATGCCACCGTTCAAGGTAATTGTCCAAGCTCTTATGTAATCACCCGTACCTGGACCTTTGTGGATGCCTGCGGAAACAGTGCTTCTGTATCACAAACCATCAATGTTAATGATACTGTAGCTCCGGTGGTGCCAACTGCTCCTGAAAGTGTAACAGTAGCTTGTAGCAATGACGTACCGGCAATGATCAGCCTGACCGCTAATGATAATTGTTCCGGTGAAATTACCGTACAGGGACAGGATTCCACTGTTCCAGGTAACTGTCCGAACTCTTATATTATTACCAGAACCTGGACCTTTGTGGATGCCTGCGGCAACAGTGCTTCTGTATCACAAACCATCAATGTTAATGATACTATAGCTCCGGTTGTTCCAACTGCACCAGCGAATATAACTGTTGCCTGTAGTACCGATGTTCCAGCGATGATTAGCCTGACCGCTAATGATAACTGTTCCGGTGAAATTACCGTACAAGGGCAAGACACAACCGTTCAAGGTAACTGTCCGAATTCTTATATAATCACCCGTACCTGGACCTTTGTGGATGCCTGTGGTAACAGTGCGTCTGTATCACAAACTATCAATGTTAATGATACTATAGCTCCGGTTGTTCCAACTGCTCCTGAAAGTGTAACAGTAGCTTGTAGCAATGACATACCGGCAATGATTAGCCTGACCGCTAATGATAACTGTTCCGGTGAAATCACCGTACAGGGACAAGATTCCACTGTTCCCGGTAACTGTCCCGGTTCTTATAGCATTACCAGAACATGGACATTTGTAGATGCCTGTGGCAACAGTGCTTCCGTATCGCAAACCATCAATGTAAGCGATACCATTCCTCCGGTAGCTCCAACGGCTCCGGCTGATGTAACTGTATCTTGCGGCGGACAAATTCCGGAAATGATCAGTCTGACTGCGAATGACAGCTGTTCCGGTGAAATTACCGTACAAGGACAGGATAGTACCACACAAGGTGAGTGTCCTAATTCGTATATCATTACCCGTACCTGGACATTTACCGATACCTGTGGCAATACTTCAAACAGCATACAGCTGATAACGGTTTCTGATGATACCGCTCCGGTTTTAGCTTCGGCATTAGAAACGGAAGTAAATGCTGTTTGTACCGCTATTCCACCTGTTCCGGAATTGACATTTACAGACAATTGTGGTGCAACGGTAACGGTAGCATATTCTGAAAATACAGGCAATCAAACCGCCGGCTCTTATGTTATTATCAGAACATGGACGGTAAGCGATACTTGTTTTAATACAGCTACTTTTACCCAAACGGTTACTGTTAGTATTGAGAATCCGTTGACCGTAATTGCGAAAACAATCTGTATCAATGATGAACCCGTTAATCTTTTCACATTACTGCCGGAAGGCACCGCTCAAAATGGCACCTGGTCAAGTCCGAATGCCGGAACAGCACTGGAAGGAAGTATCTTCAATCCGCATCAGGCCGCTTTAGGAAACTATATTGTCCGCTATACTATCTCGGATGGAGACTGTCCTAAAGTATTTGAAATAAATATTGAAGTACACGACAGATGTATTGTATTACCAGCCTGTTCGATCACTGTTTACAATGCGGTATCGCCAAATAATGACGGTTATAACGATGTTTTCTTTATTGACGGAATTTTATGTTATCCGGAAAATAATGTTGAAATTTACAACAGATGGGGTATATTAGTGTTTAGTACAGATGGTTATAACAATACCACCAAAGTATTTGCTGGTGTATCTGAAGGTCGTGCCACTATTGACAGAGGCGCAGAATTACCGGACGGAACGTATTATTATATTTTAAAATATAAAGATGAAAAAGGAACCAACTTCGATAAAGCAGGTTATTTATATCTTAATAGATAG
- a CDS encoding SixA phosphatase family protein gives MKNLILIRHAKSSWDTPSRDIDRPISKRGINDANIIFSQVTKFLPKTFLVWCSVAKRAKETAMIFSQNISIPYENVILKDDLYTFDGKNLESVIKKCENRFDSLILFGHNEAITDFVNKFGDLYIENVPTAGFVSISFEQDSWDSIHKGKTIKTLFPRQLKV, from the coding sequence ATGAAAAATTTAATTCTCATTCGTCATGCAAAATCAAGCTGGGATACCCCATCAAGAGATATTGACAGACCAATCTCCAAAAGGGGGATTAATGACGCTAACATAATTTTTAGTCAGGTAACAAAATTTTTGCCCAAGACCTTTTTAGTATGGTGCAGTGTTGCAAAAAGAGCAAAGGAAACCGCCATGATCTTTTCACAGAACATTTCCATTCCCTACGAAAATGTAATTCTGAAAGATGATTTATACACTTTTGACGGTAAGAATCTGGAATCCGTTATAAAAAAATGTGAAAACAGATTTGACAGCTTAATTCTTTTCGGACATAATGAGGCAATCACAGATTTTGTTAATAAATTTGGAGACCTTTATATCGAAAACGTTCCTACAGCAGGCTTCGTATCCATTTCATTCGAACAGGATAGTTGGGATTCGATACATAAAGGGAAAACAATAAAAACCTTATTTCCAAGGCAATTAAAAGTATGA
- the ppk1 gene encoding polyphosphate kinase 1, with the protein MTSHENRYIDREKSWLAFNARVLQEAADESVPLLDRLRFLGIFSNNLDEFFRVRYAAIRRLSMEGISGEKILGGISAQQLLKDITEIVIEQQSESLRILSVIEKMLEKENIFIINETEINKEQQNFIKEFFIQKVSPELVTIILNDLDEFPLLKDTSGYLAVKLVMKTKEHPVSDDIIQKNEVRYAVVEIPKTINRFVVLPSSSDKQHIILLDDVIRYNLHGIFNIFDYESISAHMIKITRDAELDIDSDLNKSLIEKISTSVKDRRIGEPVRFVYDQSIDKDTLAFFLTRMKIDATDSLIPGGRYHNRRDYMDFPNLGRYDLLFRQNPPLPVVGLSLEGSILERIKQRDFLVNAPYQSFSYMIKFLREAALDPKVNSIKITLYRLAKNSQIISSLINAAKNGKKVTVQIELQARFDEASNISYAEQMQTEGIELIFGVKGLKVHSKICVIERIEHGKIFRYGFISTGNFNESTAKIYTDVTLLTSHQPILRDINRIFDFFDVNYRVHRYKHLIVSPHYTRSKFVKLIEREITNALEGKEAYIKLKMNSLSDFKMIDKLYEASRAGVKIQLVVRGICSLIPGVLGMSENIEAISIVDNYLEHSRVYIFGNEGDPEVYISSADFMTRNLDARVEVTCPIYDEGIKKELIETFNIGWKGNVKARLHSENLENKYRKRPKEKMFRAQLETYNYYRNLMEVIVEKNL; encoded by the coding sequence ATGACATCCCACGAAAACAGATATATAGACAGAGAAAAAAGTTGGCTTGCCTTTAATGCAAGAGTTTTACAAGAAGCAGCAGATGAAAGTGTTCCCTTATTAGACAGACTTCGGTTCTTAGGAATATTTTCGAATAATTTAGATGAATTTTTCAGAGTACGTTATGCTGCCATACGCCGCTTAAGTATGGAAGGCATATCGGGTGAAAAGATTCTTGGCGGAATTTCGGCCCAGCAGTTACTTAAAGATATTACCGAGATTGTTATCGAACAGCAATCCGAAAGCTTACGGATTTTGAGCGTTATCGAAAAAATGCTTGAAAAAGAAAATATCTTTATCATTAACGAAACGGAAATCAACAAGGAACAGCAAAACTTTATCAAAGAATTCTTTATCCAGAAAGTAAGTCCGGAACTGGTTACCATTATCCTGAACGATCTGGATGAATTTCCATTGCTGAAAGATACCTCCGGTTATTTGGCGGTTAAGCTCGTTATGAAAACAAAAGAGCACCCTGTTTCTGACGATATCATTCAAAAGAATGAAGTGCGTTATGCTGTAGTGGAAATCCCGAAAACCATTAACCGTTTTGTGGTATTGCCATCCAGCAGCGACAAGCAGCACATTATCCTTCTGGATGATGTGATCCGTTACAACCTGCACGGAATTTTCAATATTTTCGATTATGAAAGTATTTCGGCACACATGATTAAGATCACCCGTGATGCAGAACTGGATATTGATTCCGACTTAAACAAAAGCTTGATCGAAAAGATATCAACCAGTGTAAAAGACAGACGAATAGGCGAGCCGGTACGATTCGTATACGACCAGTCTATCGATAAAGATACCCTGGCTTTTTTCCTGACGCGAATGAAGATCGATGCTACGGACAGTCTTATTCCCGGCGGACGTTACCACAACCGACGCGATTATATGGACTTCCCGAATTTAGGCCGTTATGATCTATTATTCCGTCAAAATCCGCCGTTACCGGTTGTAGGACTAAGCCTTGAAGGAAGCATACTGGAACGAATCAAACAAAGGGACTTTTTGGTCAATGCGCCGTATCAGTCGTTTTCCTATATGATTAAATTCTTAAGGGAAGCTGCGCTGGATCCGAAAGTAAACTCCATTAAAATAACCTTATACCGTTTAGCGAAAAACTCCCAGATAATCAGCTCGTTAATCAATGCGGCCAAAAATGGTAAAAAAGTAACGGTACAAATTGAATTGCAGGCACGTTTTGACGAAGCCAGCAATATTTCCTATGCCGAACAGATGCAAACGGAAGGTATCGAACTTATTTTTGGCGTAAAAGGACTGAAAGTACACAGCAAAATATGCGTGATTGAACGTATTGAACATGGTAAGATATTCCGTTATGGCTTTATTTCCACCGGAAATTTCAACGAATCCACCGCTAAAATATATACGGATGTCACGCTGTTAACCAGTCATCAGCCGATTTTAAGGGATATTAACCGCATTTTCGACTTCTTTGACGTGAATTACCGGGTACACCGTTACAAACACCTGATTGTTTCCCCTCATTATACGCGTTCCAAATTTGTAAAACTCATTGAGCGTGAAATCACGAATGCCCTGGAAGGAAAAGAAGCCTATATCAAGCTGAAAATGAACAGCCTGTCCGATTTTAAAATGATCGACAAACTTTATGAAGCCAGCCGGGCAGGTGTGAAGATCCAACTGGTCGTTCGCGGTATCTGTTCGCTGATCCCGGGTGTTTTGGGAATGAGTGAAAACATTGAAGCCATTAGTATTGTAGACAATTACCTGGAACATTCCCGTGTGTATATTTTTGGTAATGAAGGTGATCCGGAAGTGTATATCTCTTCTGCCGATTTTATGACCCGTAATCTGGATGCCCGGGTGGAAGTAACCTGTCCGATATATGATGAAGGCATCAAAAAAGAACTGATTGAAACCTTTAATATTGGCTGGAAAGGAAATGTAAAAGCCCGTTTGCATTCTGAAAATCTGGAGAACAAATACCGCAAAAGGCCAAAAGAAAAAATGTTCCGGGCACAATTGGAAACCTATAACTATTATAGAAATCTGATGGAAGTAATCGTTGAAAAGAATCTGTAA